One stretch of Rosistilla oblonga DNA includes these proteins:
- a CDS encoding sigma-70 family RNA polymerase sigma factor, which produces MANQIESDAASELFRCAADGDAESLERLLASYSGYLRVLSRMHLDRRIQHRVSPSDIVQETLLEVHRDFPSFRGNRVEEFTGWLRQVLVHNIASAVETHLVAAKRSVRAERVIESLSASIDRSHHRLASLAADPQRSPASEADHRESLAELAMALEHLPADYRTVIVLRHLDGLPFGDVADRMERSTGAVRMLWLRAIEQLRLAMEPQV; this is translated from the coding sequence ATGGCGAATCAAATCGAGTCCGATGCTGCGAGCGAGCTTTTTCGCTGCGCTGCCGACGGCGACGCCGAAAGTCTGGAGCGGTTGCTTGCTAGCTATTCCGGCTATCTGCGTGTCCTTTCGCGGATGCATCTGGATCGCCGTATTCAGCACCGGGTCAGTCCCTCGGATATCGTGCAGGAGACGCTGCTGGAGGTGCATCGTGATTTCCCCAGTTTCAGGGGGAATCGGGTCGAAGAGTTCACCGGTTGGTTGCGGCAAGTGTTGGTTCATAACATCGCGTCGGCCGTCGAAACGCATCTCGTGGCAGCTAAGCGAAGCGTTCGCGCCGAGCGGGTGATCGAAAGTTTGTCCGCTTCGATCGATCGTTCGCATCATCGCTTGGCGTCGTTGGCCGCCGATCCTCAGCGGTCGCCCGCATCGGAAGCGGATCATCGAGAATCGCTCGCCGAACTGGCGATGGCCTTGGAACATCTGCCCGCCGACTATCGGACGGTGATCGTTCTACGGCATTTAGATGGACTGCCGTTCGGCGACGTGGCCGATCGGATGGAGCGTTCGACCGGTGCGGTGCGAATGTTATGGCTGCGTGCAATCGAGCAACTTCGCCTAGCAATGGAACCGCAAGTATGA
- a CDS encoding cobalamin-binding protein, whose product MRIVSLLPSATEIICGLGLRDQLVGVTHECDYPADVLNLPKVTQTLIPTDASSKQIDSLVRERLKTEYALYSLDMPVFESLSPDLIVTQTLCDVCAVSQREVSDAACALPNAAQLLNLEPTCLADVLDSIGQVAAAAGCGAQGERYRQSLQQRIDAVARRSKSIAHRPRVMLLEWVDPPFSAGHWSPELVAIAGGEEVIGVAGERSKTTPWETILAADPEVMIIACCGFDLARTQQDLPILQSYRDWERLSCVRNNRVYMVDGSAYFSRPGPRLVDSLEILAHALHPDTHPLPAGLSAAIAVAPR is encoded by the coding sequence ATGCGCATCGTTTCACTCCTGCCCAGCGCTACCGAGATCATCTGTGGGCTCGGGCTGCGCGACCAATTAGTAGGCGTCACGCACGAGTGCGACTATCCCGCCGACGTGCTGAACCTGCCTAAGGTCACCCAGACGTTGATCCCTACGGACGCCAGCAGCAAACAGATCGACAGCTTGGTACGCGAACGGTTGAAGACGGAGTACGCGCTCTATTCTCTGGACATGCCGGTCTTCGAATCGTTGTCGCCCGACCTAATCGTCACCCAAACATTGTGTGATGTGTGCGCGGTCTCGCAGCGAGAAGTTAGCGACGCAGCCTGTGCGCTGCCCAACGCGGCGCAACTGTTGAATCTCGAACCGACTTGTCTTGCCGACGTCTTGGACAGTATCGGGCAGGTCGCCGCAGCCGCCGGTTGCGGCGCGCAGGGCGAACGCTATCGGCAATCACTGCAGCAGCGGATCGATGCTGTCGCCCGACGCAGCAAATCGATAGCACACCGGCCTCGCGTGATGCTGCTGGAATGGGTCGATCCGCCATTTAGCGCCGGCCACTGGAGTCCCGAACTTGTCGCGATCGCTGGGGGTGAAGAAGTCATTGGCGTCGCCGGAGAGCGATCGAAAACAACGCCTTGGGAAACGATCCTGGCCGCCGATCCCGAGGTGATGATCATCGCGTGCTGTGGATTCGATCTCGCTCGCACTCAGCAAGACCTACCGATCCTGCAATCCTATCGCGACTGGGAGCGTTTGAGCTGCGTTCGCAACAACCGCGTCTACATGGTCGACGGATCAGCCTACTTCAGCCGCCCGGGGCCGCGACTTGTCGACAGCCTCGAAATCCTCGCTCACGCATTGCATCCCGACACACATCCATTGCCCGCCGGACTTTCAGCAGCTATCGCCGTCGCTCCGCGTTGA
- a CDS encoding alpha/beta hydrolase family protein: protein MKSLAALIVVLAAMETAAFAQNAPYDNPPAVEAPYYRVRYEASSQPGKLIYPVAYTVWVPPAVDTLRGVIVHQHGCGEGSCKSGQTGAFDLHWQALAQKHQCALLSPAYEQPAGADCQMWCDPRNGSDQAFQKALVDLGKRSGHPELAEVPWALWGHSGGGHWAGGMLMLHPERVAAAWLRSGVPLFEAVEGRNIQPHTLPDAALAVPTMCNFGTKEGYTDKESRFKGVWPSNETFFKTMRGRGALLGIAIDPLTSHECGNSRYLAIPWLDACLSERLPEKSGQAIRPMPQQTAMLTPLPVDEAAFTAGVPAGDFEGDLATSIWLPNPEIAIAWKQFVTDSNVADVTPPPAPTNVHLDGDQLTWQADADLESGIAHFIIERDGKTVATVPEKPKNPFGRPLFQGLQYSDTPAVPLATMRWTADKSEPGQENPYRVRTVNTAGLVSQ from the coding sequence ATGAAATCACTTGCTGCCTTGATCGTCGTGCTCGCTGCGATGGAAACCGCCGCGTTTGCACAGAACGCTCCCTATGACAATCCGCCCGCTGTCGAAGCTCCCTATTATCGCGTCCGCTACGAAGCATCTTCGCAGCCGGGGAAATTGATCTATCCGGTGGCGTATACGGTTTGGGTGCCGCCAGCTGTCGATACGCTGCGTGGAGTGATCGTTCATCAGCACGGTTGCGGCGAGGGTTCGTGCAAGTCGGGGCAGACCGGTGCGTTTGACCTGCATTGGCAAGCGCTCGCGCAGAAGCATCAATGCGCGTTGCTCTCCCCCGCGTATGAACAGCCAGCGGGAGCGGACTGCCAGATGTGGTGCGATCCGCGGAATGGATCCGATCAGGCATTCCAAAAGGCCTTGGTCGATCTGGGGAAACGATCGGGGCATCCCGAACTTGCCGAAGTCCCATGGGCGCTGTGGGGTCACAGTGGCGGAGGCCATTGGGCTGGCGGGATGTTGATGTTGCATCCCGAACGCGTCGCGGCGGCGTGGCTGCGATCGGGTGTTCCGTTGTTCGAAGCGGTTGAAGGTCGCAACATCCAACCGCACACCTTGCCCGACGCGGCGTTGGCGGTTCCTACGATGTGTAACTTCGGAACCAAAGAAGGCTACACCGATAAGGAGAGCCGTTTCAAAGGCGTCTGGCCCAGCAACGAAACGTTTTTCAAGACGATGCGAGGTCGTGGTGCTTTGCTTGGCATCGCCATCGATCCGTTGACAAGTCACGAGTGTGGCAACTCTCGCTACTTGGCGATCCCGTGGCTGGACGCTTGTCTGAGCGAACGGTTGCCCGAAAAGAGTGGCCAAGCGATTCGGCCAATGCCACAACAGACGGCTATGCTGACGCCGCTTCCAGTCGACGAAGCCGCGTTCACCGCCGGGGTTCCCGCCGGAGATTTTGAGGGCGATCTCGCCACCTCGATCTGGTTGCCCAATCCAGAGATCGCAATCGCTTGGAAACAGTTTGTCACCGATTCGAATGTCGCTGATGTGACACCACCGCCGGCGCCAACCAACGTCCACCTCGACGGCGACCAATTGACCTGGCAGGCCGACGCCGATCTGGAAAGTGGCATCGCGCATTTCATCATCGAGCGCGATGGCAAGACCGTGGCTACCGTCCCCGAAAAGCCAAAGAATCCGTTTGGTCGACCTCTGTTCCAAGGACTGCAGTACAGCGATACGCCCGCCGTGCCGTTGGCGACGATGCGATGGACCGCCGACAAATCGGAGCCTGGTCAAGAGAACCCGTATCGTGTTCGCACGGTGAACACTGCGGGACTGGTCTCGCAATAG
- a CDS encoding UvrD-helicase domain-containing protein: MNEATDKPKRPKSKADLAAEAERLQPLMIRASAGTGKTYQLTGRLLQILLGGASPDTILATTFTRKAAGEILNRLLVSLARAATDPKALDDLRQQIGDADLSEQRPAPLLHGILKDIHRLRICTLDSLFSQLARSFSFELQLPPGWQLTDEIEESWFVDQAITRMLEQFDETEVESLFHMLSKGQAERNVAMRLQQVVQNNYAGFRRSHRDAWRTLAAVKPPADKAITEAVGVLDGSATGDKRIDNAMRKYGELTLTEQWDAIVEAKLIAAADQSQHSGEPVTYYKKPVPDDLVAAMCVIYAKARHEYVMRLKMQTEATGDLLESYDRNIGSLKQNARRFSFDDVSHQLADWVDRLQDDQRSGDLNRLAMRMDASLDHVLLDEFQDTAPVQWDVLRPFARRASVGAPQRTFFCVGDTKQAIYGWRGGEAKIFDAVQDELPDVVSKPQDTSFRSSPVITDNVTKIFKHLHRHPSFSEREPHPVGDAQWKCHALHEFEDAFHDHHAAFRDRPGYVQLATGPQGEGTASEKRALHQRYVAAQVQELAEKIPGKSIGILTRTNQTVGRMIYLLRELGLDVSQEGGNPLIDSAAVEMILSAVRLAEHPGDLRWRFHLANSPLAESLGLTQAIDRKTAYGESLRLSGELRDRFEHEGLVATVTELAKTLLPSCGEADRLRLRQLIGLANQYARAPQPRLSAFVELVTKRRVQRPREAQIRVMTIHQAKGLEFDAVVLPEMDGNLSKPPQKCVTIAPSPTARATGALRYVKHQAWGLLEDQWQQAFGRSIAAAMTESLCTLYVAVTRPVHALYIYIMPGGKNSMNGKTSAALLYHALGVTATVEPETELYVDGDREWFHSLPAKEKPVESVATTPPPAKRKPAKKVAVEAERSPKDDAQSAADESPAKPAGGPAGDPQQMDLF; encoded by the coding sequence ATGAACGAAGCAACAGATAAACCGAAGCGTCCGAAGTCGAAAGCCGATCTTGCCGCGGAGGCGGAGCGTTTGCAACCGCTGATGATTCGCGCTTCCGCTGGTACCGGGAAGACCTATCAATTGACAGGCCGTCTGCTGCAGATCCTGTTGGGTGGCGCATCGCCCGACACAATCCTGGCGACGACGTTCACTCGCAAAGCTGCCGGCGAGATTCTGAACCGGTTGCTCGTTTCGTTGGCTCGCGCTGCCACTGATCCGAAAGCGCTCGACGATTTGCGGCAACAGATTGGCGATGCCGATCTTTCAGAGCAGCGGCCGGCACCGCTGCTGCATGGGATTTTGAAGGATATCCATCGGCTGAGGATCTGTACGCTCGACAGCCTCTTTTCTCAACTGGCCCGTTCGTTTTCGTTTGAGTTGCAGTTGCCGCCCGGCTGGCAATTGACCGACGAGATCGAGGAGAGTTGGTTTGTCGATCAAGCGATCACGCGGATGTTGGAACAATTTGATGAGACCGAGGTCGAGTCGCTGTTTCATATGCTCAGCAAAGGGCAAGCCGAACGGAACGTGGCGATGCGGCTGCAGCAAGTCGTGCAGAACAATTACGCTGGCTTCCGCCGCAGCCACCGCGACGCGTGGAGGACGCTCGCCGCGGTCAAGCCGCCCGCCGACAAAGCGATCACCGAAGCGGTGGGCGTACTGGACGGAAGTGCCACCGGCGACAAGCGGATCGACAACGCGATGCGGAAGTACGGGGAACTGACGCTGACCGAACAATGGGATGCAATCGTCGAAGCGAAGCTGATTGCGGCGGCGGATCAATCGCAGCACAGCGGCGAACCGGTTACCTATTATAAGAAACCGGTTCCGGATGACTTGGTCGCCGCGATGTGTGTGATCTACGCCAAGGCTCGCCATGAATACGTGATGCGTCTGAAGATGCAAACCGAAGCGACCGGCGATCTGTTGGAATCGTACGATCGCAACATCGGATCGCTAAAACAAAATGCTCGGCGGTTCAGTTTTGACGACGTCTCGCACCAATTGGCCGATTGGGTCGATCGCCTTCAGGACGATCAACGCTCGGGCGATTTGAACCGCTTGGCGATGCGGATGGATGCCTCGTTGGATCATGTGCTGTTGGATGAGTTTCAGGATACCGCTCCGGTCCAGTGGGACGTCTTGCGACCGTTCGCGCGGCGTGCGAGTGTCGGTGCGCCTCAGCGGACATTCTTCTGCGTAGGAGACACCAAGCAAGCGATCTACGGCTGGCGTGGCGGTGAAGCGAAGATCTTTGACGCGGTGCAAGACGAATTGCCCGACGTCGTTTCGAAGCCGCAGGATACGAGCTTCCGCAGTAGTCCTGTGATCACCGACAACGTGACGAAGATTTTCAAACACCTGCACCGACACCCAAGCTTCAGCGAACGCGAGCCGCATCCGGTCGGCGACGCGCAGTGGAAGTGCCACGCGCTGCACGAGTTTGAGGATGCGTTTCACGACCACCATGCCGCCTTCCGTGATCGGCCAGGATATGTGCAACTTGCGACGGGGCCGCAGGGTGAAGGAACGGCCAGCGAGAAGCGGGCGTTGCATCAGCGGTACGTCGCCGCGCAGGTGCAGGAACTGGCGGAAAAGATTCCCGGTAAATCGATTGGAATCCTCACGCGGACCAACCAAACCGTTGGCCGGATGATCTATCTGCTGCGTGAACTGGGACTGGATGTCAGTCAAGAAGGCGGCAACCCGCTTATCGATTCGGCTGCCGTGGAGATGATCCTTTCGGCGGTCCGGCTGGCCGAACATCCCGGCGATCTGAGGTGGCGATTCCATCTCGCCAACTCTCCGCTTGCAGAATCGCTTGGTCTGACGCAGGCGATCGATCGCAAGACGGCTTATGGCGAAAGCCTGCGGTTGTCGGGCGAGCTGCGAGATCGGTTCGAACACGAGGGGCTTGTTGCCACGGTGACGGAGCTGGCGAAAACATTGTTGCCCAGTTGCGGCGAAGCCGATCGATTGCGACTGCGTCAGTTGATCGGATTGGCCAACCAATACGCACGGGCTCCGCAGCCGCGATTGTCCGCGTTCGTCGAACTCGTCACTAAACGCCGGGTGCAGCGGCCGCGGGAAGCTCAAATCCGCGTGATGACGATTCACCAAGCCAAGGGGCTGGAGTTCGACGCGGTGGTCCTGCCCGAGATGGACGGCAATCTTTCCAAGCCGCCGCAAAAGTGTGTCACGATCGCGCCCAGCCCAACGGCTCGCGCGACCGGAGCGCTTCGGTATGTGAAGCATCAAGCCTGGGGACTGCTGGAAGATCAGTGGCAACAAGCGTTTGGTCGCAGCATCGCCGCGGCGATGACCGAATCGCTCTGCACGCTCTACGTCGCGGTCACTCGCCCGGTGCATGCGCTCTACATCTACATCATGCCCGGCGGGAAGAACAGCATGAACGGGAAGACTTCGGCGGCGTTGCTGTATCACGCGTTGGGCGTCACGGCGACTGTCGAACCCGAAACCGAACTGTATGTCGATGGCGATCGCGAGTGGTTCCATTCCCTGCCTGCGAAGGAGAAGCCGGTCGAGTCGGTTGCAACAACGCCGCCACCAGCGAAGAGGAAGCCCGCGAAAAAAGTCGCCGTTGAGGCGGAACGCTCGCCGAAGGATGACGCTCAGTCCGCGGCGGACGAGTCGCCGGCAAAACCAGCTGGCGGTCCTGCCGGCGATCCACAGCAGATGGATCTGTTTTAA
- a CDS encoding PD-(D/E)XK nuclease family protein yields the protein MTIVLPGRRAKRQFADLLTQFANQHGRTLEGPLIITTGGLPERLYKPTDPIANEMEQTLAWCQVLRAAPSDSLTPLVATPPPATPIAPWLELAGAVRRLHEELASEHYSFGDVAAELAGETPQEMPRWLLLDKLAKSYEQTLASVGRSDPYAQRRRAADAKICQSPGDVVVIGAVDLNKSIRAMIEEIAPSVSILVGAPPEESDLFDEWGCVVSQEWIDRTLEIDEQQLVPATDAEDQAIATSRIVSDWRSQFELDQITIGITDEAMIAPISQQLVVDGIDAHAELGEPLIRSAPARLLSLVVDYIQNRSFRVFSSLVRHADLHAMLSAELSSNAAEGDASAASGNWLIALDRLRSEHFPLRTNDPLPTAAADRELVGRLIAAVDQWLQPLLASDAGGEVRLADWCEAVHKILASVYDTRRKSLRGVWQKRLGQALAAIDSAIDRLSSVPQQLELALPSGTIAEMLVAQIAEVRLHQPSAADKIELVGWLDLALDTSDALCVVGLNEPFVPESVVADPFLPGGLRHRLKIADNDQRYARDAYALSLMLHSRSASRLIVGRASADGSPTPPSRLLAACSPQTAATRTLRLLEELPPRPAVASIWTTDQSSSDLPIPVPTTYDPPTILSVTAFGDYLRCPYRFYLRHIAKLRPLDDTVVELAANQFGNLIHDALEEFGKTGPKHSTDLHEVEACLLDVASDLGRQRYGEHPSAPVRLQITSALNRLKLVAQRQVERTHQGWQLWAAERQVDVQDNAVLMVDGSPFGLKGRIDRIDYHPDNDRWAVIDYKTHAHDPFKKHYKKTTDEWIDLQLPLYRHMLSALGIEADRDSVQLGYFNIGERQADVRVNIAEFTPQLYASADLAAADVVRGVREGRFVANPDAATNFDDYAVICQTGSIEHLFADQEEDALEETQA from the coding sequence GTGACGATCGTTCTGCCAGGTCGCCGGGCGAAGCGGCAGTTTGCCGATCTGTTGACGCAGTTTGCGAACCAGCACGGCCGGACGCTTGAAGGTCCATTGATCATCACTACCGGTGGGCTTCCCGAACGGTTGTACAAGCCGACCGATCCGATCGCCAACGAAATGGAGCAGACGTTGGCGTGGTGTCAGGTGTTGCGAGCTGCACCGTCGGATTCGCTGACTCCGTTGGTCGCTACTCCGCCGCCAGCGACGCCGATCGCCCCCTGGCTGGAACTGGCCGGCGCGGTGCGGCGGTTGCACGAAGAGCTTGCCAGCGAGCACTACAGTTTCGGCGATGTCGCTGCGGAGCTTGCGGGGGAGACGCCCCAAGAAATGCCACGCTGGCTGTTGTTGGACAAACTGGCGAAGTCTTATGAACAGACGTTGGCATCGGTCGGTCGATCGGATCCGTATGCACAGCGCCGCCGCGCCGCCGACGCGAAGATCTGCCAATCGCCGGGTGACGTGGTCGTGATCGGCGCTGTCGACCTCAACAAGAGCATCCGGGCGATGATCGAAGAGATCGCTCCAAGCGTGTCGATTCTTGTCGGAGCACCGCCGGAGGAGTCGGACCTGTTCGATGAATGGGGATGTGTCGTATCACAGGAATGGATCGATCGGACGCTGGAGATCGACGAGCAGCAATTGGTCCCGGCGACCGATGCAGAGGATCAAGCGATCGCGACCAGCCGGATCGTATCGGATTGGCGAAGCCAGTTTGAACTGGATCAGATCACGATCGGGATCACCGACGAAGCGATGATCGCGCCGATCAGCCAACAATTGGTGGTCGATGGCATCGACGCGCACGCTGAACTCGGAGAGCCGCTGATTCGGTCGGCTCCTGCGCGGCTGCTCTCTTTAGTTGTCGATTACATCCAGAACCGCAGCTTCCGCGTCTTCTCGAGCCTCGTGCGGCATGCCGATCTACACGCGATGCTGAGTGCGGAATTGTCTTCCAACGCCGCGGAGGGAGATGCCTCGGCGGCCAGTGGGAATTGGTTGATCGCCTTGGATCGGCTGCGCAGCGAACACTTTCCGCTTCGAACGAACGATCCTTTGCCGACGGCGGCGGCAGATCGCGAACTCGTCGGTCGCTTGATCGCTGCTGTCGACCAATGGTTGCAACCGTTATTGGCTAGCGATGCCGGCGGCGAGGTTCGTCTGGCCGATTGGTGCGAAGCGGTTCATAAGATCCTCGCGTCGGTCTACGACACGCGTCGCAAGAGTCTACGCGGTGTTTGGCAGAAGCGGTTGGGGCAAGCGCTGGCAGCGATCGATTCGGCCATCGACCGTTTGAGCAGCGTGCCGCAGCAATTGGAACTGGCGCTCCCCAGCGGCACGATTGCGGAGATGTTAGTCGCGCAGATCGCCGAGGTGCGACTGCATCAACCGAGCGCGGCCGATAAGATCGAACTTGTCGGTTGGTTGGATCTGGCGCTCGACACCAGCGACGCGTTGTGTGTGGTCGGATTAAACGAACCGTTTGTCCCCGAAAGTGTCGTCGCCGATCCGTTTTTGCCCGGCGGTTTGCGGCATCGGTTGAAGATCGCCGACAACGATCAGCGTTACGCTCGCGATGCGTACGCGCTCAGTTTGATGCTGCACAGCCGATCGGCGTCGCGGTTGATCGTGGGCCGCGCCAGCGCCGACGGCTCGCCAACGCCGCCCAGCCGATTGTTGGCCGCTTGTTCGCCTCAGACCGCGGCGACAAGGACCTTGCGGTTGCTGGAAGAACTGCCGCCGCGGCCCGCAGTCGCGTCGATCTGGACGACCGATCAATCGAGTTCCGACCTGCCGATTCCCGTACCCACCACTTACGATCCGCCAACGATCTTGTCGGTCACGGCGTTTGGTGACTACCTGCGTTGCCCCTACCGCTTCTATCTGCGGCACATCGCCAAATTGCGTCCATTGGATGATACCGTTGTCGAACTGGCGGCAAACCAGTTTGGAAATTTGATTCACGATGCGTTGGAGGAGTTTGGCAAGACGGGGCCCAAGCATTCGACCGACCTGCATGAAGTCGAAGCCTGTTTGTTGGACGTCGCATCGGATCTGGGCAGGCAACGCTACGGCGAACATCCTTCGGCTCCCGTCCGCTTGCAAATCACAAGTGCTCTGAATCGGTTGAAGCTTGTTGCACAACGACAAGTCGAACGGACGCACCAAGGCTGGCAATTGTGGGCGGCGGAACGTCAAGTCGATGTGCAGGACAACGCAGTCCTGATGGTCGACGGCAGCCCCTTTGGACTCAAAGGACGCATCGACCGCATCGATTACCACCCCGACAACGATCGTTGGGCGGTGATCGATTACAAAACGCACGCTCACGATCCGTTTAAAAAGCATTACAAGAAGACGACCGATGAGTGGATCGATCTTCAGCTGCCGCTTTACCGACACATGTTGTCGGCGCTCGGGATCGAAGCCGATCGCGATTCGGTGCAATTGGGATACTTCAACATCGGTGAGCGGCAGGCGGACGTCCGCGTCAATATCGCCGAGTTCACGCCGCAGTTATACGCTTCGGCCGATCTCGCCGCCGCCGATGTCGTTCGCGGTGTCCGTGAGGGGCGGTTTGTTGCGAACCCCGACGCCGCCACCAACTTCGACGATTACGCGGTAATCTGCCAGACCGGCAGCATCGAACATCTGTTTGCCGATCAGGAAGAGGACGCGTTGGAGGAGACACAAGCATGA